A stretch of DNA from Gasterosteus aculeatus chromosome 7, fGasAcu3.hap1.1, whole genome shotgun sequence:
CTAAaacattgagagagagagacaaaaacaagtttgtCTAACTTAAAATCAGATTTGGCTCCAGACTGGGTCCCAAATCACTGATAAGGAAGTAAATTACTGTATATGtgctatttatttatcttaCTAGATTAGACTGATGCAGCAATAGAAGGAGCATAGAAACGCCCagttaaaatgtaatataagAGAGAGATTGATAAAGCAGGAATAAAAAAGAGATAgagaatggaaaaaaataaataacgaaTATTGACAACCTAATGGGGAGAATAATCTCCCCATCATCTATGCTGTTTTCTGCACCTTTATTTTCTTCAGTCCATCCTGTATGTGTTTATGCTTctcagaggaagaagcagagcTGGCAGCACGCTGCGAGGCTGCACAGCGTctcctccaggagcagcagtgCATGATGGTCGCCACGCGCGGCGAGCTACGGGCCGGCCGGGCACGGGCATCGGCGCTGGGAAGGAGCCTGCGAGAGGAGGAGCGGCATTTCCTGGAGGAACTGAAACGCCGCAGCCACAAGATCACGCTACTGAGTCGAGAGCTGCACCGCCAAAATGTCACCACCACGACCCTCTGCCACGAGCTCCACACCGCGCGCTTGAAACTTTACCAGCAGCAGCGCGGCACGGAGTCCGGggccgagggagaggaggaacccaggacaacggaggaaggagaagaagacaggGATGATGAAGGAGACGAAtgtgaggaggatgaagatTATGAGGAGGAGGGCTCAGACTGGCTCCTGTCAccgccccccccggcctcccctAGCCAACGAGAGGCGAGACACAAGAGGCGCGTGAGGGAGGACAGGGTTAGAGCTTGTGTCCCCCAGGAGAGAGTGACGTCACCGCAGAGGCCGCAACCTATGCCTGACCCCGCCGTCTTCTTAGTGCCGCTCAGGTACCGCCTCCTTCGCTTgagtcagccaatcagaactcAGCAtggggaggggatggaggacgAGTGGGAGGACATAGAGGACAGCAGGGTGCACAGGAGGGTGGACAtgggagcaggagagggagaaactGCTCTGTGAGAAAGACAACGTGGTCTTCCAGCAGGTTTTCGGCCAAAATCAACCAACAACTCAAGgctttttttgagaaaaaaagcttAACAAGATGTAAACTTGTGATTGTCCGTAGATTTCAGGATGTGAGTTAAATATTTAGAAGTTAGCTGCACAAACGTAGGTGATCACAACAGCGTATTAACCGAAACTGTCGCATTTATGGAACAACCTGTGCTTGGGAAATGTGAAGGTAAAAAAGACTGGATAATGATACTGTTTCATATGGATGCCTTTTGATTTTAACACTATTGGTCACAGCTTTTGCTTTGTAATTCGTAGCCTTGCCATGAATACTGTGAACAAACCGTACTTTTGACGTACGTGATAACCTGCTTTTTCAATCTAGAAGGCTTAAGGACATTTTGTGTGATTTGCACTTTATTAAATTCATGCAATGTGCCTATAGTCAATGGAAGAGAATTATTTCTggtgtgttgttgtcttttgtcttggggTTATAAAAGTTTCAGTCTGTCACCGTAATACTTAAGCAGCAATAACTTTACGAATGGCTCTGTTCTGTCCAAGTAAGGTAGCCCTGACAATGTGAAAGTGAGCCAAAATGTTCAATACAATACAATCCGGACAGAGCTAAAA
This window harbors:
- the LOC120821789 gene encoding uncharacterized protein LOC120821789, whose product is MRHCFVVGTPAALHVHPEGYDEVISTQTAAGFVHAVGESRSAATRKTAQPSAQETRKAPVCTRRGFLHGSPGVLHLCFIEGQRGHGGGRSIHERRAERGTASVSRLCRGAAMDAGKLERQVASVERGIAFLKQEHLAMLTGLQLEITHLRRRCHELTCELDSRFPDRSTEEEEAELAARCEAAQRLLQEQQCMMVATRGELRAGRARASALGRSLREEERHFLEELKRRSHKITLLSRELHRQNVTTTTLCHELHTARLKLYQQQRGTESGAEGEEEPRTTEEGEEDRDDEGDECEEDEDYEEEGSDWLLSPPPPASPSQREARHKRRVREDRVRACVPQERVTSPQRPQPMPDPAVFLVPLRYRLLRLSQPIRTQHGEGMEDEWEDIEDSRVHRRVDMGAGEGETAL